Sequence from the Actinocatenispora sera genome:
TCGGTACCGGAAAGCCCGTCGTCGCGGCTGCTCGCCCTGTTCGCCGGGCAGCGGCTGACGCCGACGCAGCGGCGCATCGCGCAGTCGCTCGTCGAGCACGCGCCGCGCGCCGGCTACCTGTCCGCGAGCGAGGTCGCCGAGCTGGCCGGGGTCAGCCAGCCGTCGGTGACCCGCTTCGCCATCGCGCTCGGCCACGACGGCTACCCGGCGCTGCGCCAGCGCATCCGCGAACTGATCGGGCTCGACACCACCGGTACCGCCGAGACCACCGACGAGGCGCGACGCAACGAGTGGCAGCGCGCGGTCGCCGCCGAGCGGGACAACCTCGCCAGCCTGTCGGACTTCCTCGCCGACCCGAAGCCGGTACTGGCGGCCGCCGCGACCCTGTCCGCCTCCCGGCCACTGCCGGTGCTCGGGCTGCGCGCGGCGCGTCCGATCGCCGAGTACTTCGGTTACTTCGCCGCGAAGGTGCAGCCCGACGTGCGGGTCCTCAGCGGCGGCGGCAGCCAGCTGGTGGACCAGCTCGAACAGGCCACCGACGCCGGCGCCGAGGCGCTGCTGACGTTCGTCCTGCCGCGCTACCCGGCCGAGGCGCTGGCCGCGATCCGGGTCGCCCGCGACGCCGGGCTGACCGTGGTGACGGTGACCGACAGCCCGATGAGCCCGGCGGCGGACGAGTCCGACCTGGTGCTGCCGGCGCCCGTCGGTTCGCAGCTGGTGTTCGACGTGCACGGCGCGCCGATGGTTCTCGCGATGGTGCTGCTGCAGGCCATCTGCGATGCCCAGCCGGCGCGCACCCAGGGGCGGCTGGAGCAGTTCGAGGCGTCCGCGGCCCGCCGCGGACTGTTCGTACCATGAGGAGGCATCCTGTGTGGACGGTGCACGATGGACGGTGAGCGCACCGCGGTGGAGCGGCGATCGATCGACATCGTCCCGGAGGCCGAACGGCACGGGTCGGTGCGCAGCCTGTTCACCGTCTGGTTTGCCGGCAACATGCAGATCACCACGGTGGTCACCGGCGCGCTCGGCATTGCGCTCGGGCTCTCGCTCGGCTGGGCGCTGGTGGCACTGGCCGTCGGCAACCTGTTCGGCGCGGTGTTCATGGCGCTGCACTCGGCGCAGGGCCCGAAACTGGGTATCCCGCAGATGATCCAGAGCCGGGCCCAGTTCGGCTTCCGCGGCGCGATCCTGCCGCTGATCCTGGTGTTGCTGATGTACGTCGGGTTCTTCGCCTCGTCCGCCGTCCTCGGCGGCGACGCGTTGCACGCGGTCACCGGCTGGCCCGACGTGCTGTGCATCGTCCTGGTGTCGATCGTCTGCACGGTGCTCGCCGCGTACGGCTACCGCCTGATCCACAGCTACGAGCGGTGGATCAGCCTGATCAGCGGGATCACCTTCGTGGTACTGACGGTGCTGTTGCTGGTGCACCACCCCGTCGGCGCATCCGTCCACTTCGGACATGCGAGCTTCGGTAGCTTCCTCGCCGTCGTGGCGGTCGCGGCCACCTGGCAGATCACGTTCGCCCCGTACGTGGCCGACTACTCCCGCTACCTACCGCGCCGCACGTCCACCTCGGCCGCGTTCTGGTGGACGTACGCCGGCAGCGCGATCGGTGCGATCTGGATGATGTGGCTGGGTGCCGCGATCACCGCGGTGATCGTGCCGAAGGGCGCCGACGTCGCGTCGGTGCTCGGGCTGGCGCCGGCACACACCGGCGACATCGTCTCGGTGGTGCTGATCCTTGGCGTGATCGCCATCAACGTGCTCAACCTGTACGGCATGTTCATGTCGGCGACCACGACGCTCACCGCGATCCGGCCGTTCGGCGTGACCACGCGGTTGCGGGTGTGGTTCGTGGTCGGTGCCGCGGTCGTCGGCACCGCGGTGGCGCTCGCGGGCCGGGGCGATTTCCTGGCCAACTACGAGAACTTCATCCTGTTCCTCGCCTACTTCCTGATCCCGTGGACGGCGATCAACCTGGCCGACTTCTACCTGCTGCGCAAGGAGCGCTACGACCTGGCCGCGATCTTCGATCCGAACGGCAGGTACGGCAACGTCAACTGGCGGGCGATGGCCGCCTACCTGATCGGCGTCGCGGTCGAGATCCCGTTCATCTCCTCCAGCTTCTACACCGGCCCGATGGTGAAACACCTCGGCGACGCGGACATCTCCTGGATACTTGGCCTGATCGTGTCCGCGGCCCTGTACTACGTCCTGATGCGTCCGGTGGTACGCGCCGAGCAGGCGGCCGGGCTGTTCCGAGAAGAAAGCGAGGCGCTCACGTGACCGCACCGACCGAACCGATCCGCGCACCGCGCGGCAGCACCCTGTCGGCGCGGAGCTGGCAGACCGAGGCGCCGCTGCGGATGCTGATGAACAACCTCGATCCGGAGGTGGCCGAGCGCCCCCAGGATCTGGTGGTGTACGGCGGATCCGGCCGCGCGGCACGCTCCTGGCCGGCGTACCACGCCATCGTGCGCACCCTGCGTACGCTCGGACCGGAGGAGACGCTGCTGGTGCAGTCGGGCAAGCCGGTCGGCGTGCTGGCCACGCACGAGTGGGCGCCGCGGGTGCTGATCGCGAACTCCAACCTGGTCGGTGACTGGGCCAGCTGGCCGGAGTTTCGCAAGCTGGAGCACCTCGGCCTGATGATGTACGGCCAGATGACCGCCGGGTCCTGGATCTACATCGGCACCCAGGGCATCCTGCAGGGCACCTACGAGACGTTCGCTGCGGTCGCCGCCAAGCGGTTCAACGGCACCCTCGCCGGCACGCTGACGCTGACCGCCGGTTGCGGCGGCATGGGCGGCGCGCAACCGCTCGCCGTGACGATGAACGACGGTGCCTGCCTGATCATCGACGTGGACCGCACCCGGCTGCAGCGCCGCGTCGACACCCGCTACCTGGACACCATCGCGGCCGACCTGGACGAGGGCATCGCCCTTGCGGTGCAGGCGAAGAAGGACCGGCGCGCCCTGTCGGTGGGCGTGGTCGGCAACGCCGCCACGCTGGTACCGGAGATCCTGCGCCGCGGGGTGCCGGTGGACATCGTCACCGACCAGACCTCCGCGCACGACCCGCTGTCGTACCTGCCGGAGGGCATCGATCCCGGCGACGCACCCGACTACGCGGCGAAGAAGCCGGAGGAGTTCACCGACCGGGCCCGCGCCGCGATGGCCAAGCACGTCGAGGCGATGGTCGGGTTCCTGGACGCCGGCGCCGAGGTCTTCGACTACGGCAACTCGATCCGCGGCGAGGCGCAGCTCGGCGGGTACGACCGCGCGTTCGCCTTCCCCGGCTTCGTACCGGCCTACATCCGGCCGCTGTTCTGCGAGGGCAAGGGCCCGTTCCGGTGGGCGGCGCTGTCCGGCGACCCGGCCGACATCCACACCACCGACCGCGCGATCCTCGATCTGTTCCCGGACAACGAGCAGCTCGGCCGGTGGATCCGGATGGCCGGCGAGCGGGTCGCGTTCCAGGGGCTGCCGGCGCGCATCTGCTGGCTCGGCTACGGCGAGCGCGCCCGGGCCGGCGCCCGGTTCAACGAGATGGTCGCCGACTGCCGGCTGTCCGCGCCGGTGGTGATCGGCCGCGACCACCTGGACTCCGGCTCGGTCGCCTCGCCGTACCGGGAGACCGAGGGGATGGCCGACGGCTCCGACGCGATCGCCGACTGGCCGCTGCTCAACGCGCTGGTGAACACCTCGTCCGGGGCGACCTGGGTGTCCATCCACCACGGCGGCGGGGTCGGGATGGGCCGCTCGATCCACGCCGGTCAGGTCACCGTCGCCGACGGCACCCCGCTGGCCGCCGCGAAGCTCGACCGGGTGCTGACCAACGACCCGGCGATGGGCGTGATCCGGCACGTGGACGCCGGGTACGAGCTGGCCGAGCACGTCGCCGAGCGAGACGGGCTGCGGATCCCGATGCGCGAGGGCGATGTGCAGTGACCACTGTGGACGAACGGGACGCGTTCCGGACGCTGTGGGAGCAGCTGCTGCCGATCGGTGCCGCCACCGACGGCGGCTACCTCCGGCACGGGTACACCGACGCGGAGCAGGCCTGCCGGGACTGGTTCACCGACCAGGCCAAGTCGCGGGCGATGGCGGTGGAGACCGACGGCAACGGCAACCTGTGGGCCTGGTGGGGCGACCCGACCGCCGGCAACGCGCTGGTCACCGGCAGCCATCTCGACTCGGTACCGCACGGCGGCGCGTACGACGGCCCGCTCGGCGTGGTGTCCGCGTTCCTCGCCGTGGATGCGTTGCGGGCGCAGGGCATCACACCGTCCCGTCCGATCGGTGTGGTCGCGTTCTGCGAGGAGGAAGGGTCCCGGTTCGGCGTCGCCTGCCTGGGTTCCCGGCTGCTGACCGGCGCGCTCCCGGTCGAGCGCGGCGCCGCGCTGACCGACCCGACCGGTACCACTTTGGTCGACGCGATGGCCGCGGCCGGCACGGACACCTCGCGGCTCGGCCCGGATCGGGCCCGACTGGACCGGATCGGCCACTACGTCGAGCTGCACATCGAGCAGGGCAAGGGGCTGGTGGACACCGGCGCGCCGGTCGGCGTCGGTACCGGCATCTGGCCACACGGCCGGTGGCGGTTCGACTTCACCGGCACCGCCGACCATGCCGGTACCACCGCGATGGCCGACCGGCACGACCCGATGCTCAGCTACGCGATGACCGCGCTGGCGGCGAACAAGCAGGCCCGGCTGCACGACGCGCGGGCCACGTTCGGCCGGATCGCGGTGCGGCCCAACGGAACCAACGCGATCCCGTCGGCGGTGACCGGCTGGCTGGACGCCCGCGCCGCGGACGCGACCGCGCTGGAGTCGATGCTGATCGAGCTGGAACGCCAGGCCCGGGACCGGGTGGGCCGGGACGGCACGGCGCTGACGGTGACCGCCGAGTCGGTCACGTCGCCGATCCGGTTCGACGCCGCGCTGGCCCAGCGGCTCGCGGCCAGCCTCGGCGGCGCCGGCATCGCGCCCGGCAGCACCGCGCCGCTGCCGCTGCTTGCCACCGGCGCGGGGCACGACGCGGGGATCCTGTCCGATGCCGGGGTGCCGACCGCGATGCTGTTCGTCCGCAACCCGACCGGCGTCTCGCACTCCCCCGCCGAGACCACCGACGACTCCGACTGCCTGGCCGGGGTGCGGGCGCTGACCGCGGCGCTGCGGGAGCTCGCGTGAGCACGTACTGGTGCGAGCACGCCTGGCTCGGCGATCCGCTCCGGCCGGCCGAGCCCGGCGTGCTGATCGAGGAGTCCGCGGGTCGGGTCACGGCCGTGTCGTCCACTGTGGACTCTGCGCCGGCCGGTTCGCACCGGCTGCCCGGGCTCACCGTGCCCGGGTTCGCCAACGCCCACTCGCACGCGTTCCACCGCGCGCTGCGCGGGCGTACCCAGGACGGCGGC
This genomic interval carries:
- a CDS encoding purine-cytosine permease family protein, coding for MDGERTAVERRSIDIVPEAERHGSVRSLFTVWFAGNMQITTVVTGALGIALGLSLGWALVALAVGNLFGAVFMALHSAQGPKLGIPQMIQSRAQFGFRGAILPLILVLLMYVGFFASSAVLGGDALHAVTGWPDVLCIVLVSIVCTVLAAYGYRLIHSYERWISLISGITFVVLTVLLLVHHPVGASVHFGHASFGSFLAVVAVAATWQITFAPYVADYSRYLPRRTSTSAAFWWTYAGSAIGAIWMMWLGAAITAVIVPKGADVASVLGLAPAHTGDIVSVVLILGVIAINVLNLYGMFMSATTTLTAIRPFGVTTRLRVWFVVGAAVVGTAVALAGRGDFLANYENFILFLAYFLIPWTAINLADFYLLRKERYDLAAIFDPNGRYGNVNWRAMAAYLIGVAVEIPFISSSFYTGPMVKHLGDADISWILGLIVSAALYYVLMRPVVRAEQAAGLFREESEALT
- a CDS encoding allantoate amidohydrolase, with amino-acid sequence MTTVDERDAFRTLWEQLLPIGAATDGGYLRHGYTDAEQACRDWFTDQAKSRAMAVETDGNGNLWAWWGDPTAGNALVTGSHLDSVPHGGAYDGPLGVVSAFLAVDALRAQGITPSRPIGVVAFCEEEGSRFGVACLGSRLLTGALPVERGAALTDPTGTTLVDAMAAAGTDTSRLGPDRARLDRIGHYVELHIEQGKGLVDTGAPVGVGTGIWPHGRWRFDFTGTADHAGTTAMADRHDPMLSYAMTALAANKQARLHDARATFGRIAVRPNGTNAIPSAVTGWLDARAADATALESMLIELERQARDRVGRDGTALTVTAESVTSPIRFDAALAQRLAASLGGAGIAPGSTAPLPLLATGAGHDAGILSDAGVPTAMLFVRNPTGVSHSPAETTDDSDCLAGVRALTAALRELA
- the hutU gene encoding urocanate hydratase; amino-acid sequence: MTAPTEPIRAPRGSTLSARSWQTEAPLRMLMNNLDPEVAERPQDLVVYGGSGRAARSWPAYHAIVRTLRTLGPEETLLVQSGKPVGVLATHEWAPRVLIANSNLVGDWASWPEFRKLEHLGLMMYGQMTAGSWIYIGTQGILQGTYETFAAVAAKRFNGTLAGTLTLTAGCGGMGGAQPLAVTMNDGACLIIDVDRTRLQRRVDTRYLDTIAADLDEGIALAVQAKKDRRALSVGVVGNAATLVPEILRRGVPVDIVTDQTSAHDPLSYLPEGIDPGDAPDYAAKKPEEFTDRARAAMAKHVEAMVGFLDAGAEVFDYGNSIRGEAQLGGYDRAFAFPGFVPAYIRPLFCEGKGPFRWAALSGDPADIHTTDRAILDLFPDNEQLGRWIRMAGERVAFQGLPARICWLGYGERARAGARFNEMVADCRLSAPVVIGRDHLDSGSVASPYRETEGMADGSDAIADWPLLNALVNTSSGATWVSIHHGGGVGMGRSIHAGQVTVADGTPLAAAKLDRVLTNDPAMGVIRHVDAGYELAEHVAERDGLRIPMREGDVQ
- a CDS encoding MurR/RpiR family transcriptional regulator, which translates into the protein MVESVPESPSSRLLALFAGQRLTPTQRRIAQSLVEHAPRAGYLSASEVAELAGVSQPSVTRFAIALGHDGYPALRQRIRELIGLDTTGTAETTDEARRNEWQRAVAAERDNLASLSDFLADPKPVLAAAATLSASRPLPVLGLRAARPIAEYFGYFAAKVQPDVRVLSGGGSQLVDQLEQATDAGAEALLTFVLPRYPAEALAAIRVARDAGLTVVTVTDSPMSPAADESDLVLPAPVGSQLVFDVHGAPMVLAMVLLQAICDAQPARTQGRLEQFEASAARRGLFVP